ggggaggggcgaggaggggtggggagggagggggacgtggggggtgggagggatcGTGTGGGGAGGTcatggggggtggggagaggtaagggggccggggtggggaggggcgggtCATGGGGGGGTCgcgtggggaggggagggggatagcgggggtgggggagggggtgagaggggggatggggaggggctggggggggtcatgggggggtgggggaggggctgACGGCCCCTCCCccagctggcacagctggagGCGGAGCTGCAGAAGGTGCTGGAAGCCGAGGAGCTGATGGGCAGGGCGCTGTGACCGCCCCGCCCCCACCCGGGCCACGCCCCCACCCCCGGGCCACGCCCCCACCCGGGCCACGCCCCAATAAAGGACTGctcccagtaaccaccagtgctcccagtacggccatcccagtgctcccagtaaggCCCAGTCTCCCCAGTAAGGACCAGTCTCCCCAGTAAGGACCatcccagtactcccagtaaGGACCAGTCTCCCCAGTAAGGACCAGTATCCCCAGTAAGGaccatcccagtgctcccagtaaggACCGGTATCCCCAGTAAGGCCCAGTCTCCCCAGTAAGGCCCATCCCCGTGCTCCCAGTAAGGACCAGTATCCCCAGTAAGGaccatcccagtgctcccagtaaggACCGGTATCCCCAGTAAGGACCAGTCTCCCCAGTAAGGCCCATCCCCGTGCTCCCAGTAAGGACCAGTCTCCCCAGTAAGgccatcccagtgctcccagtaaggACCAGTCTCCCCAGTAAGGACCAGTCTCCCCAGTAAGgcccatcccagtgctcccagtaaggACCAGTATCCCCAGTAAGGACCAGTCTCCCCAGTAAGgccatcccagtgctcccagtaggGACTAGTCTCCCCAGTAAGGACCAGTCTCCCCAGTAAGGACCAGTCTCCCCAGTAAGgcccatcccagtgctcccagtaaggACCAGTATCCCCAGTAAGGCcatcccagtctccccagtaaGGACCAGTATCCCCAGTAAggcctcccagtgctcccagtaaggACCAGTCTCCCCAGTAAGGACCAGTCTCCCCAGTAAGGCCCATCCCCGTGCTCCCAGTAAGGACCAGTCTCCCCAGTAACgccatcccagtgctcccagtaaggACCAGTCTCCCCAGTAAGGACCAGTCTCCCCAGTAACgccatcccagtgctcccagtaaggCCCAGTCTCCCCAGTAAGGCCCAGTCTCCCCAGTAAGGCCCATCCCCGTGCTCCCAGTAAGGACCAGTCTCCCCAGTAAGGCCcatcccagtctccccagtaaggcccagtctccccagtaaggcccatcccagtgctcccagtaaggACCAGTCTCCCCAGTGCTCGCCCGCGGCCTCTGGGTGGGAGCGAGGGGGCGTGGCCACTCGAAGCCCCGCCCCACACTCCCGCGCCCCGCCCCTTTCCTGGCTTGTACTAGTTCCCGCCCCATGGGCGTGGCGAGCCGCGCTGGCGGGGGGTGTGTCCCTtccccaggccccgccccccgccgcgcagACAATGGGCGCGCGCGGGtgggcggggccgccgcgggggctgccgggagcggggcggacccagcccggcccggccgagCGGTGCGGGAGGacccgggggggcggcgggagggggagggcggggtttggggtgggggacctggggggtccccgggaCCGGGGGGCGGGGACCCGAGGTCGCGGGGTTTGGGCGTGGGGGCGGCCTGGGGGTcgcggggtggggaggggtgggggttgAGGGCCCTTCCCCGCGTCCCCAATTAACGGCCCCGGGGGCGGAGTcagcggcgggggcggggcgccgTGGCCGTAATTAGCGCTAATTAAGCCCTCGCTGCCagctcccgccgcgccgcggccAGGCCGAAGGCTCcgcgtcctcctcctcctcctcccctcctccccccccggggctgggcccTGGCGGTGCGGCCCCcgagcagcccccagcccagccccccgccccccaccaCAGCTCCGtacccccaaaccagccccccgcccccacaggagcccccagccccccccagcagcccccaccccatgggggggtgaggggggtccCGGCGCGCGGCGCGGCCATGGCGGGCGCCTTCGGGCGCTTCACCCACGCCGTGGTGCGGGCGCTGCCCCCGGCGCTGGgcgcggaggaggaggaggaggaggggggcgaGGACGGATCGGGGGGCCCGgcgcccccccgcgccccggggccccccccggACCTGGCCAAGGCCCAGCGGCAGCTCGGGGTCCTCGCCGGGATCCTGCGGCAGCggctggggctgcaggtgctggagctgccgcccgccccgggggggcTCCGCGCCCTGCGCCTGGAGGACCTGGCCGTGGTGCAGGGGGACACGGCGCTGCTcacccggcccggccccgccgcccgccgccgggagGTGCCGcaccggggggagggggagcaccCGGGGGGAGGGCacctgggggggctggggggaggcacCCGGGGGGAGGGCACCCGGGGGGAGGGCACCTGGGGGGAGGCACCCGGGGGAGGGCACCTGGGGGGCGGGCACCTGGGGGGGCGGGCacctggggggagggagggcacctggggggctggggaggggaggcaccCGGGGGGGAGGGCACCCGGCGGGGAGGGcacctggggggctggggagggggaggcaccCGGGGGGAGGGCacctgggggggctggggggaggcacCCGGGGGGGAGGGCACCCGGCGGGGGAGGGCacctgggggggctgggggggaggcaCCCGGGGGGAGGGCACCCGGCGGGGAGGGCACCTGGGGGGCTTGGGAGGGGGGCATCCGGCGGGGGAGGGCacctggggggagggagggcacctgggggggggctggggaggggggaggcacCCGGGGGGAGGGCacctgggggggctggggagggggaggcaccCGGGGGAGGGCacctgggggggggctgggtgctggatgctggggtggggagcaCCCCGGGGGGCTGGGTGGGGCGGAGGGGGGCACCCGGGGGCGGCTGGATGCTGGGGGGAGCACCCCGGGGGGCacccagagctgggctggggaccaCAGAGAGCCCCGTGCGTGGGTGAACTGGGGGCAGGGGTCTGTAGactgggggtcctgggtgcccCCACACTGGGGGTCCCCCTGGGCTGGGGGTCTGGAGGGGGGGGTCCCAGTGGGGTGGGGCTCCTGGGTGCCCAGGACCCCCTGGGGTGGGGTCGGGGGGTCGGGGGTCCGtcagggtgggggtcccggctGCCTGGGTGCCGCCACACTGGGGGTCcccctgggctgggggtcctggaCGCCGGGGTCCCCACAGAGCCCGGcccctgggtgccctgggggcggggggctggagctgggtcCGAtgtcccccccccgtgtcccccccagctgGGCAGCGTCCGGGCggtgctggaggagctgaaGCTGCGGGTGGTGACGGTGATGGACGAGGGAGCGGCGCTGGACGGCAGCGACGTCCTCTTCACCGGTgacctccccctcccccacccccaacccctccccccccacccggggggaccccagcgTCCGGGCGGGGGGTACCAgcatcccctcccccccccccaggccgcGAGTTCTTCGTGGGCATCTCCCCTGGACCAACCACCGCGGGGCCGAGGCCGTGGCTGACGCCTTCAGGGTGAGTCGGGACCCCCCCCAGGGTCATTTTTGGGGGGTCAGGACCACCCCTGACCCCtgcgcccccctcccccaggatTTCACCGTCTCCACGGTGCcggtggggggtggggggcacctgAAGAGCTTCTGCAGCATGGCCGCCCCCGACACCATCGCCATCGGCAGCAGCGAGGCCGCCCGCCGCGCCATGAAGGTGAGGGGGGACCCCGAttttggggggcgggggtgcAATCTGGGGTGGtgtttgggggtcctgggggtgtccggggaggggtgggggagggtttgggagctgggggagttggggggctggggggttgggggtcctggaaggggctggggggatgggggCCGTAGGGAGATGGGGTGAGGGTGTGGGGCATGGGCAGCGGTTGGGGGGCTGTTTCGAGGGTTTGGGGGTCCGGGGAGGGTTGGGGGAGGGTTTGGGATCTGGGGGagttgggggctggggggttgggggtcctggaaggggctgggggggatggggggccGAGGGAGATGGGGTGAGGGTGTGGGGCTTGGGCAGCGGTTGGGGGGCTGTTTCGAGGGTTTGGGGGTCCGGGGAGGGTTGgggggaggagctgggggcgctggggggACGTTGGGGGCCGAGGTGATACTTGGGGGCGGGCGTGGTGACCCCGGCGCGCAGGCCATGGAGCAGCTCTCGGACCACGCCTACGGGCGCCTGTCGGTGCCCGACGACCCGGCCGGGAATTGCCTCTTCGCCCGcccggggggggcggccgggggggtcCTGGTGCATCGCAGCCCCGAGGAGTTCCCGGGCAGCCTGCAGgtgggcggggctggggctgggcggGGCTtgtggggcggggcggggcggggggcaggtgTTCCCTGGTAGCTGGAgggtggggatgtggggtgggCGGGGCTTCGTGGGAGGGCGGGGCTTCGTGGGAGGGGCGGGGCACAGGAGGAGGGCTGTTAGAAAAGAGGTGGGGCTAATGGGGGTGGGGAGTCGGAGAGGGCGGGGCTTGGGATAAGGGGTGGAGCGTTTAAGGGGCGGGGCTGGGAGTGGGTGGGGCGTGTAGGGGCGGGGTTCAGGGGTGGGAGCGGTGGGGCTCTAGAGGGTGTGGCCAGGAGGGGCGGTGCCTCGCGGGGCGTGGCTGGAAGTGGGCGTGGCCTGCACTGGGTAGGGGTGGGGCCTGTATAGGAGTAGGGCCGGGAAGGGGTGGGGCTCGGAGTGGGGGGGCGGAGCCACATAAGCAGGCGGGGTGTGTACACGGTGGGGCAGAGCTACAGGAGGGGCGGGGCTCGGGGCGGGGCCAGGTGACAAAGTGGGCGTGGCTGGAGAGGCTCagcagggtgcaggggaggaaaggggcagGGCTCGGAGGGGGGCGTGTACTGACTCGgccccaccccctcccctcccccagcccttccaGAAGGTTCCGGGCGTCACCCTGGTGCCGGCGGCCCTGAGCGAAGCCGCCAAAGTGGGGGCGGGGctgagctcctgctgcctcctcctcaaCCGCCGCCCCGAGGCCTAGGGGGGGcggcccctcccccaccccctccccccccgggtGCAGCccctccccctctgccccccaccccccacacccccgtGCTGACAGGGCTGGGCGACACCGGCTgtttgggggggcggggcgTCACAGACCCATCCCCCCCATTTCGGGGGTCCCATGGGGTGCAGTATGGCTGGGGGAGGGGCACATGTAGCAGCCtcgccgcccctcccccaccccgttATTTTTTTCGCTTTGCTCCTTAATAAAGAACCTGAACGGTGCCggtgcccctcccccccgtAACCAAGCGCcgggaccaaaaaaaaaaaatctttaattacGTGttgcgggggtgggggaggggcggcgtgcggtgggggaggggcggcgggggagggtCACAGGCTCCAGGGGAGGCGGAAggcctggggggaggggggtgcagTGGGTCGCCTCGAAGTTCTGCAGGTGCTTCTGGGCCTGGGGGCGGGGCAAAGGGGAGGGGCAAAGGGGAGGGGCaaaggggggaggaggggcgtcaggggacccaggcatctgggctGCCCCACTgacacccctcccccaccccacagacacacccccgccccacccccacccggtaccccacccctccccccctccgctccatggggtgggggaggggcgtCCTCACCAGGAAGAGCGCCAGCTGCCGCCGCCCATCGGCCGCCATGTCCTCgcctgggggggaggggtgagaggaggaggggCCAATGGTGGCCACACCCCCCCAGCCACACCCAGCCCCCGGTTGGTTGATGCATCACCGGTCTCTTCCCCACCGGCCAATCCCGTGGCTTTTTGCCTCGGCCGTCAGGCAATTGCTCCGCCCCCCCACCCATGACACGCCCACCCTCCCGTTGGCCCCGCCCCCTGCACACTCCCGTTGGCTGCCCCTCGCTTCCCTTGATTCCCATTGGCTGCCCCACACCCTCCCAGCACCCTATTGGCCGCCCCACACATCCCCAGCCTCCCCATTGGCTGCCCTATACAATCCCAGCCCCTCATTGGCTGCTCTAAAACCCGACAACACCCATTGGCCACCTTATACACCCCTTGCCCCCCATTGGCTGCCCCATACACTCCCTGTACCTTATTGGCCGCTCCCTGCCCCCACATCTCCCCAttggcccagccccagcccttcccgGCTCCCCATTGGCcgcccccatcccctcccctcgGCCGCCCCCTCTCCCTCGGccgcccccatcccccccccagtggccgcccccatcccctcccctcggccgcccccaccctcccccagTGGCCGcccccacccctctccctcggccgcccccaccccctcccctcagccGCCCCTCCCCCTCGGCCGCCCCCCGGCTCACCCAGGCTCCAGGGGAAGGGGGCTGCGGTCGCCGGCGAAGGCCCCCAGCACCGACCGGCACCAGCCCTCGTCCACCGGGCACCGCTGCGCCACCGCGCCTGCCGGCACCGCGCCTGCgtccggccccgccccgcctccccACGGCCCCTCCCCCGACCCTTGGGTCCCGGCCCCTCCCCTCCGGATGCCGGGgtcctccccatcccagccctccccgccccacaTGGGCTCTACccccccatctccttcccctcccctccggggtccccggggggtgCGGGGGATCCCGGGTGcaaggggggtggggtggggctctgcacccccccgtggggtgggggatgggCGGGGTCGCTCTTACTCTCCTCCGCGGGGGTGGCGGCCTCCAGCCACTCCCGGACGACGGCCACGCCCTCGTCCGCCATGATCCGGGGTACCTGGGGGAAGGGGTCAGACCCCCCCGAGACCCCCAACGCCTTCCTGGGCCCTCCCAAACCCCTCCAGGACCCCCTACGTCCCCCTCAaccccccaggagcccccaccccccaaccccctccagaacccccccacccccttctaaaccccccaagccccctcaggaccccccaAAGCTTCCAGGGCCCCACcaggcccccaaaacccctccagGCCCCCCCCAGCCTTCCAGGactcccccagacccccagaccccctcagccccctccaaaccttccagccccccccccccaccttcctccAGGACCCCTAAACCTTCCAAAAATTCCCCAAATCTtctccagccccccaaaaccctccagGACCCCCCAAACCTTCCAgggcccccaggcccccaaaAACCCCTCCAGGCCCCCCCAACCCTTCCAGGACCCCCGAACCCACcggtgctgcagcagcttcagcagcaggtCGTTGCCCCGGTTGGAGGCGATGTCATCGGGGACCCTGGGGGACAAAGGGGGACACGGtcacggggggggacacggtcacgggggggacacacggtcacgggggggacacagctCACGTGGTGGTGATGATCTCGTCCCTCGTCCTCCTCACCAGCAGCACCGGGCCCTGGTacctggggggggagggggaaatgacaaaaaaatggggggctgggggggacccaggcacccaggaGCCCccctggggggacccaggagtccggggggggtccccaaaaggAACTCAGACATCCagggggggtctctgggggagacccaggggtttggggaggtCCCCAAAaaggacccaggcgtctgggaGCCACCCAGAagggacccaggggtctgggggggtccccagaaggaacccaggcatccggggggggtccccaagagACACCCAGGGGTCTGAGGGGTCCCCAAAAAGGACCCAGGTATCCGGGAACCACCCAGAGGGGTCCCAAGGGTCCCCAAaaaggacccaggcatccggggggggtccccaagagACACCCAGGGGTCCCAAGGGTCCCCAAAAGGGACCCAGGAgtccgggggggtccccaggagaCCCAGGCAGCCGAGGGGGAGTCCCCAGGGGAGACCCAGGGGTTCAGGGGGTCCCcaaaagggacccaggcgtccagCAGCCAcccagaggggacccaggggtccccAAAAAGgccccaggggtctgggggggtccccagaggCCCCAGCCGTGGGGGGGGGGCCCCAAtacctgcagagctgctccccgTTGTTGAGGTTCAGGTGCTCCCTCACCGTCCGGATCACCAGCTCCCCTGCGCCGCGGAGCGTAACGAGGCTGCAGTTAACGCAGGgagggccgggggggtcccggggggtttgggggggtcccgggggtttcggggggggtcccgggggtttGGGGACTCACCCCAGCTGCGGGGCAGCACCTTCAAGGCCAAGGGCACGAGGTCGTCGAAGGAAGCGTCGAGCACCAGCGCCCCGACGTCGGGGTAGGACATGGCCGCCCCGGCCGCTGGGGGGAACACGGGGCTTGGGGGGCACCGGGACCCCAGATCCTGGGGGCCCTTCCTTGCCCcagaccccccagaccccagagcagctcccagccccccccaaaaTATCCTCCTTTGCCCCTCGGCCCCACAAacccccccgtgccccctgtCACCGtggcctccagcagcaccccaacacccccagtgccccccagtgcctcccagtgccatcccagtacccccagtgccccccaatGCCTCCCAGCGCcatcccagtacccccagtgccccccagtgcctcccagtacccccagtgccccccaatgcctcccagtgccatcccagcacccccagtgccccccaatGCCTCCCAGCGCcatcccagtacccccagtgccccccagtgccatcccagcacccccagtgccccccaatGCCTCCCAGCGCCATCCCAGtaccccagtgccccccaatgcctcccagtacccccagtgcccccaatgCCTCCCAGCGCcatcccagtacccccagtgccccccaatgcctcccagtactcccagtgcccccccagtgcctcccagtaccatcccagtactcccagtgcctcccaaTGCCATCCCAGTaaccccagtgcctcccagtgccccccagcaccgGTGAAGCCGCCGATGGACCAGGCGTAGAGGACGATGTCGCGGGGGGGGAAGCGCAGGCGCTGCAGCGCGTATCGCATCACCACGTCCATGGCGTTGGCCTCGCTCTGCGGCAGCGGCACCCCCTGCGGCGGGGGGACGCGGTGGCCGGGGTCCCCCCAAAAATGGGGGTTCCCCCCCCAGAAATGGGGGTTCCCCCCCAAAAACGGGcgttcccccccaaaaaaccatgGGGGGAGCGGGGACTCACCGTGCTGCCGGCGAAGCCGGGGTGGTTCCATCCCAGGACGGAGTAAccggctgcggggggggggaatgagGGGGGTCACCCCGTCTTGGGGATGGATCGGTCCAGGAACCCCGCAAAAGGGGACGGATCCAACCAGGACCCCCCCAAAGCACAGAGAGACCCAACCAGAACCCCCAGGAACAAAAAGCACCCCCAAAATGGGTAAATccaaccaaccccccccccccaaaacacaatGGAACCAACCCGTGAcccacaaacacaaaactgcCCCAAACGTGCGTAAATCGGGGTGAGCCGCCCCCAAAACAACGTAAAGCAGCCccaaaaacctcaaaacatGAAGACGCCCCCCGAAATACAGAAAACTGACCCACCCCGCCCCCGAAAGCAGAAGCGCTGCCCAGGGATCCCCCAAAAGAGCTGAACCAGCCCCAAAGCCCCCAAAAAAGGAACAGACCCCACTGAACACCCCCAAAACAGATGGACCAACCCataccccccccccaaaactaACTTGGTTCATCCCAGGCCCAAGCTCTCCCTGGACTGGACCAGCCCATGGGGCActgagggggggtgggggcacccatgTGTGGGGCTTAGGGTGGCccgtggggctgcgggggcccgtggggcgggggagggccctccatggggcagggggggccctgtggggctgggagggctcctctgtggggctgggagggtcccgtggggatgggggggaccctgtggagctggggggggccctccatggggcaggggggacccctttttggggctggggagggcctccatggggcaggggggcccTGTGGGGCTTGGGGGTTCCCATGGGGCTAGGGGGGGGCcctccatggggcagggggcccATCCCTACCATCCAGGGGGGTGGAGAGGCAGCCGACCTCGTAGAAGCCAGCGTTGCCCTCGCAGCAAAtgacctggggggggggacacacaaatgggggggtcaca
The sequence above is drawn from the Ciconia boyciana chromosome 29, ASM3463844v1, whole genome shotgun sequence genome and encodes:
- the DDAH2 gene encoding LOW QUALITY PROTEIN: putative hydrolase DDAH2 (The sequence of the model RefSeq protein was modified relative to this genomic sequence to represent the inferred CDS: inserted 1 base in 1 codon) produces the protein MAGAFGRFTHAVVRALPPALGAEEEEEEGGEDGSGGPAPPRAPGPPPDLAKAQRQLGVLAGILRQRLGLQVLELPPAPGGLRALRLEDLAVVQGDTALLTRPGPAARRRELGSVRAVLEELKLRVVTVMDEGAALDGSDVLFTGREFFVGISXWTNHRGAEAVADAFRDFTVSTVPVGGGGHLKSFCSMAAPDTIAIGSSEAARRAMKAMEQLSDHAYGRLSVPDDPAGNCLFARPGGAAGGVLVHRSPEEFPGSLQPFQKVPGVTLVPAALSEAAKVGAGLSSCCLLLNRRPEA
- the ABHD16A gene encoding LOW QUALITY PROTEIN: phosphatidylserine lipase ABHD16A (The sequence of the model RefSeq protein was modified relative to this genomic sequence to represent the inferred CDS: inserted 4 bases in 2 codons) translates to MAKLLSCVLGPRLYRVHRPRGAGPGPAAAAGPGGGGREEPAWDSYYQPRGLEKHTDSVLALASVLWSISYYASPLAVFYLYRKGLLTMSRVVPLSHCAATVVLLLAGVACLRGIGRWSNPQYVEFISVLEDSHRLGTPEVKRKLAYYTFDFRSWPVDFRWDSDGPAWGGSRDVPLLRAPRHRGAARGFLGMLRKLPCQLASLLLAHTLGRRMLFPGSVRLLQKALLPVLLQGQARLVEECGGQRAKLLACDGNEIDTMFVDRRDGPDPRGRTLVICCEGNAGFYEVGCLSTPLDAGYSVLGWNHPGFAGSTGVPLPQSEANAMDVVMRYALQRLRFPPRDIVLYAWSIGGFTAAGAAMSYPDVGALVLDASFDDLVPLALKVLPRSWGELVIRTVREHLNLNNGEQLCRYQGPVLLVRRTRDEIITTTVPDDIASNRGNDLLLKLLQHRWVPRIMADEGVAVVREWLEAATPAEESAVAQRCPVDEGWCRSVLGAFAGDRSPXFPWSLGEDMAADGRRQLALFLAQKHLQNFEATHCTPLPXQAFRLPWSL